The bacterium genome contains a region encoding:
- a CDS encoding DUF116 domain-containing protein, with product MSHFKQYQGGLSGAADRNLGDEWLDWDGSDSSAIDEGKSLFIIASALFTIIMCASALVFVYLITPRLALWHSVIPLFAWIFAIGFTAIATLWYAQLIITALIGRRIFFSPLRLKPLYDMTFAGAFRLADAIGVSRDRIGHSFITVSNSISRALKPRNRKENLLILLPRCLTKEQLLKINALKEIYPLTVHTVSGGELARKKVKEVRPTAVIGVACERDLVSGIRDVGTSFSVIGITNQRPEGPCKNTHIDMDVLINSIEFFVGPPQSKTSI from the coding sequence ATGAGCCACTTCAAGCAATACCAAGGAGGTCTCTCGGGGGCTGCGGACAGAAACCTCGGTGACGAGTGGCTCGACTGGGATGGCTCTGATTCCAGCGCAATCGATGAAGGCAAATCGCTCTTCATAATAGCAAGCGCCCTCTTCACCATCATCATGTGCGCCTCCGCCTTGGTATTCGTCTATCTCATCACCCCTAGGCTTGCGCTGTGGCATTCTGTCATCCCTCTATTTGCATGGATCTTCGCCATAGGCTTCACGGCGATCGCGACGCTCTGGTATGCGCAGCTCATCATCACAGCCCTGATTGGCAGAAGGATATTTTTCTCCCCTCTCAGACTAAAGCCGCTCTACGACATGACCTTCGCAGGCGCGTTCAGGCTCGCGGATGCAATCGGCGTATCACGCGATCGGATCGGGCATTCGTTCATAACAGTGTCGAACTCGATCTCGCGCGCGCTGAAGCCCAGGAATCGCAAAGAGAATCTCTTGATATTGCTGCCGCGCTGCCTCACGAAGGAGCAGTTGCTTAAGATAAATGCCCTCAAGGAGATCTATCCCCTGACGGTGCACACGGTCTCGGGCGGGGAGCTGGCGCGCAAGAAGGTGAAGGAGGTGCGGCCCACCGCCGTCATCGGTGTTGCGTGCGAGCGCGACCTGGTCAGCGGCATACGCGACGTGGGCACATCATTCTCCGTGATAGGCATCACCAATCAACGTCCCGAAGGCCCCTGCAAGAACACGCACATAGATATGGACGTGCTCATCAACTCGATCGAATTTTTCGTCGGCCCGCCTCAATCAAAAACATCTATTTGA
- a CDS encoding HEAT repeat domain-containing protein, with the protein MSDKIGDAKLAQRVIDAYAHDPEGLTREECKGLGLSTEQANLLSECLGYGEKGEITSEERERLAAAGFNYYSFTREIDGWDGKGALQERAKWLGKHVLRRPRQRDYSNKTREGFVRELGDMGRVAKDAVPELIIQMGRGNCEAAKALVKIGIAAVPQLVEALKDRDKDVRTAAAEVLDNIRDAINEDVPSLLAALKDEKEDIEDIDVCRSAIDAFGWIGPVTPEVVPALIAVLKDNAVHSSAVHSSAIRALGKMGPAAKPAVPALIELWNNKEDLFLSELATKALIEIGPAAEDAAPVFIKALKDDDEYVRRVAAIMLVRIGYVSDPALLAANEASNKEIQAELEASTKGSFEYRALSARLEAMQEISYRFFMGVDFEFMADEGGGYYDGGYYMVVIRKDSIGLGTFAHELAHHWGSTLAPERSELFDRISWQDIPKYRYLSSSAYDPFSLHLTQNVMYFPENDFARDYGMSHPHEDLATVVGAYVGSGESLRSTVRKQMDRGNFELAAKYLFVKHVMPFAGREYNNLEGDSLTIEEVKQKYQAAKDRSKTNPGTYDIILEIEKEYPLKTEPGK; encoded by the coding sequence TACGCGCACGATCCCGAGGGGCTCACGCGCGAGGAGTGCAAAGGGCTTGGCCTGTCTACGGAACAAGCAAATTTGCTCTCGGAATGCCTGGGTTATGGGGAAAAGGGCGAGATTACCTCTGAGGAGAGAGAGAGGCTCGCTGCCGCTGGATTCAACTATTACTCATTCACAAGGGAGATAGATGGCTGGGATGGAAAGGGTGCCCTGCAAGAGCGCGCCAAGTGGCTCGGCAAGCACGTCCTCAGAAGGCCTCGGCAAAGGGATTACAGCAACAAAACGAGGGAGGGGTTTGTAAGGGAGCTCGGCGACATGGGCCGTGTAGCCAAAGATGCAGTGCCTGAGCTGATCATTCAGATGGGTCGGGGAAACTGCGAAGCTGCGAAGGCGCTCGTCAAGATCGGGATTGCGGCAGTCCCCCAGCTTGTCGAGGCGCTGAAGGACAGGGACAAAGATGTCCGCACGGCAGCCGCTGAAGTCCTCGATAATATCCGCGATGCGATAAATGAGGACGTCCCATCACTCCTCGCTGCTCTGAAGGATGAAAAGGAAGATATAGAAGATATAGATGTTTGTAGAAGCGCTATCGATGCGTTTGGATGGATCGGCCCTGTGACTCCTGAAGTTGTGCCTGCGCTGATCGCAGTGCTGAAGGACAATGCTGTACATTCCTCAGCTGTACATTCCTCAGCCATTCGTGCGCTCGGCAAGATGGGTCCTGCGGCAAAGCCTGCAGTCCCGGCGCTCATCGAGCTGTGGAATAACAAGGAGGACTTGTTTCTTAGTGAGTTAGCCACCAAGGCGCTCATCGAGATCGGTCCTGCCGCAGAAGACGCAGCTCCCGTATTCATCAAGGCGCTTAAGGACGATGACGAATATGTCCGCAGGGTAGCCGCCATCATGCTGGTCAGGATCGGCTATGTCTCGGATCCCGCTCTGCTTGCTGCAAATGAGGCCAGCAATAAGGAAATACAGGCAGAACTAGAAGCAAGCACTAAAGGTTCATTTGAGTACAGAGCGCTATCCGCACGCCTTGAAGCAATGCAGGAGATTTCCTACAGATTTTTCATGGGCGTGGATTTCGAATTCATGGCCGATGAGGGCGGTGGCTATTATGATGGGGGCTACTACATGGTCGTCATTCGCAAGGATTCGATCGGTCTGGGAACTTTTGCACACGAGCTCGCCCATCACTGGGGCTCTACTCTTGCTCCGGAGCGGAGCGAGCTCTTCGACAGGATCAGCTGGCAAGATATACCTAAATACAGATACCTTTCCAGTAGCGCATATGATCCTTTCAGCTTGCACCTGACACAAAACGTTATGTATTTCCCCGAGAATGACTTTGCCAGAGATTATGGCATGTCCCATCCGCATGAAGACCTCGCCACCGTGGTGGGGGCTTATGTTGGCAGTGGCGAATCATTGAGGAGCACGGTCAGAAAACAGATGGACCGCGGCAACTTCGAGCTCGCGGCCAAGTACCTCTTCGTCAAGCACGTGATGCCGTTTGCAGGCAGGGAGTATAATAATCTGGAAGGCGATTCCCTCACCATCGAAGAGGTGAAGCAGAAGTACCAAGCAGCAAAGGATAGATCAAAGACCAACCCCGGCACCTACGATATAATCCTCGAGATAGAGAAGGAATATCCCTTAAAGACCGAACCTGGAAAATAA